A window from Triticum aestivum cultivar Chinese Spring chromosome 6D, IWGSC CS RefSeq v2.1, whole genome shotgun sequence encodes these proteins:
- the LOC123145630 gene encoding uncharacterized protein, with product MTMEEALISPELRDVLAKVAVFLLVQGLVYLILTNSSDVFSKSKRLRSLSFRPMRSMSVRRVLAPLSDVPVGTDDDSPLPSSASSWSSRRWGSRKED from the coding sequence ATGACCATGGAGGAGGCGCTCATCTCGCCGGAGCTCCGCGACGTGCTGGCCAAGGTGGCCGTGTTCCTGCTCGTGCAGGGGCTGGTGTACCtcatcctcaccaactcctccgACGTCTTCTCCAAGAGCAAGAGGCTCCGGTCCCTCAGCTTCCGGCCCATGCGGTCCATGAGCGTGCGCCGCGTCCTGGCGCCGCTCTCCGACGTCCCCGTCGGCACCGACGACGACTCTCCTTTGCCTTCGTCGGCTTCTTCGTGGTCGTCGCGCCGCTGGGGTAGCCGCAAAGAGGATTGA
- the LOC123145629 gene encoding thioredoxin-like 3-1, chloroplastic has protein sequence MPLLAPGPRALCRDLYRAAAAREQAVPSSVTACSTVGGARAVGLRRGGVGGGARTGRGGVRAEAAYFWDASVPVEMGEIDSMDKLDAALASSAEQNQPIIIDWMASWCRKCIYLKPKLEKIAGEFPGVMFYFVDVNKVPQAVVKRGNISKMPTIQLWKDGEWKEEVIGGHKAWLVMDEVREMIHKYK, from the exons ATGCCGCTGCTCGCGCCGGGCCCGCGCGCGCTCTGCCGGGACCTCTACCGCGCCGCCGCGgcgcgggagcaggcggtcccgtccTCCGTGACGGCCTGCTCGACCGTCGGCGGGGCGCGGGCTGTGGGGCTGCGGCGAGGCGGCGTCGGTGGTGGTGCGAGAACAGGAAGAGGAGGGGTGAGGGCGGAGGCGGCCTACTTCTGGGACGCGTCGGTGCCGGTGGAGATGGGCGAGATCGACAGCATGGACAAGCTCGACGCCGCGCTCGCCTCCTCCGCCGAGCAAAACCAGCCCATCATCATCGACTG GATGGCCAGCTGGTGCCGGAAATGCATTTACCTGAAGCCCAAGCTGGAGAAGATAGCAGGGGAATTTCCAGG AGTCATGTTTTACTTTGTGGATGTGAATAAAGTTCCACAGGCCGTGGTGAAAAGAGGGAACATAAGT AAAATGCCCACTATTCAG TTGTGGAAGGATGGAGAATGGAAGGAGGAAGTGATAGGAGGCCACAAAGCGTGGCTGGTGATGGATGAGGTTAGAGAAATGATCCACAAGTACAAGTGA